In Pseudomonas alcaliphila JAB1, a single window of DNA contains:
- a CDS encoding AraC family transcriptional regulator yields the protein MKQTLNFTAELVPVAYAEALLALAEELGLARTELFAAARVRPEVLGSPNARMSFIDFHHLTQAALERCGEPALGLVLGQRLNVSTHGILGYAVLSSANLDKALQFALKYYRVLGLSFELELVEQGEDMELRAVESFPMGPQSRFTAEGLLTSIHTIARFLLGEELQGLAVGFAHPAPDYAERYAEVFGVAAQFEQPCHWLRLPQHYLQRPMALANPATVQMCEQQCEALLASLDVQDGLLTRVRRLLLARPGDFPDLESAASALHTSGRSLRRHLAQMGTSYQQVLDDVRKRLALQYLTTTHLPLYEIAQLLGFSDPSNFRRAFRKWTGKLPGDYRNEVP from the coding sequence ATGAAACAAACTCTCAATTTCACCGCCGAACTGGTTCCCGTTGCCTATGCCGAGGCACTGCTGGCGCTGGCCGAAGAGCTTGGTCTGGCACGTACCGAGCTGTTTGCCGCCGCGCGGGTACGCCCAGAAGTGCTTGGCAGTCCCAATGCCCGCATGTCCTTTATCGACTTTCACCATCTGACTCAGGCTGCGCTGGAGCGGTGCGGCGAACCGGCGCTTGGCCTGGTGCTGGGCCAGCGCCTGAACGTCTCCACCCACGGCATTCTCGGTTACGCGGTGCTGTCCAGCGCCAATTTGGACAAGGCGCTGCAGTTCGCCCTGAAATACTATCGCGTGCTCGGTCTGTCCTTCGAACTGGAGCTGGTGGAGCAGGGCGAGGACATGGAATTACGCGCCGTCGAGTCTTTCCCCATGGGGCCGCAATCGCGCTTTACCGCCGAAGGCCTGCTGACCAGCATCCACACAATTGCGCGCTTTCTCCTGGGGGAAGAGTTACAGGGCTTGGCCGTCGGTTTCGCTCATCCTGCACCGGACTACGCCGAGCGCTATGCCGAGGTGTTCGGTGTGGCGGCGCAGTTCGAGCAGCCCTGTCATTGGCTGCGCTTGCCCCAGCACTACCTGCAACGGCCGATGGCGCTGGCCAACCCGGCTACGGTGCAGATGTGCGAGCAGCAGTGCGAAGCGCTGCTGGCCAGTCTCGATGTGCAGGACGGCCTGCTCACTCGGGTGCGCCGCCTGCTGCTGGCGCGCCCCGGCGACTTCCCCGACCTGGAAAGCGCCGCCAGCGCCCTGCACACCAGCGGCCGTAGCCTGCGCCGGCACCTGGCGCAGATGGGTACCAGCTATCAGCAGGTGCTCGACGACGTGCGCAAACGGCTGGCCCTGCAGTACCTGACCACCACGCATTTGCCGCTGTATGAAATTGCCCAGTTGCTGGGTTTCAGCGACCCGTCCAACTTCCGCCGTGCATTCCGCAAATGGACCGGTAAACTGCCCGGCGATTACCGAAATGAGGTTCCCTGA
- a CDS encoding metal-dependent hydrolase — MASTTPEGLQIRPRHMDFDLPNPLPRHWNGGDAFKTHLFDAMSVLFPDGERFFIDSVRHFRDRIDDPVLNEQIRGFIGQEGHHSREHLEYSQRLRDLGYDVERIEKRAQTRIRYTQKKFSPQRQLAATAALEHITAIMADGLLRNDAYMVDAHPALARLWRWHALEETEHKAVAFDVYNQVCGSRKLLRRAMLMGTFFFVLDTTRGLAHMLKVDGLLWNWRVWRDGIRWMWGKEGVFRPLISTYLDFFKDGFHPWEHNNLDLLYATREEFDATPLAQAGAA; from the coding sequence ATGGCCAGCACTACACCGGAAGGATTGCAGATTCGTCCCAGACACATGGATTTCGATCTGCCCAACCCGCTGCCGCGCCACTGGAACGGCGGCGACGCCTTCAAGACCCATTTGTTCGATGCCATGTCGGTGTTGTTTCCCGACGGCGAGCGGTTCTTCATCGATTCGGTGCGCCACTTCCGCGACCGCATCGACGACCCGGTGCTCAATGAACAGATTCGCGGCTTCATCGGCCAGGAGGGCCATCACAGTCGTGAACATCTGGAGTACAGCCAGCGCCTGCGCGATCTGGGTTACGACGTCGAACGCATCGAGAAACGCGCCCAGACGCGCATCCGCTACACCCAGAAGAAGTTCTCGCCACAGCGCCAGCTGGCCGCAACCGCAGCGCTGGAACACATTACCGCGATCATGGCCGATGGCCTGCTGAGAAATGACGCGTACATGGTCGACGCTCACCCGGCCTTGGCTCGCCTGTGGCGTTGGCACGCGCTCGAGGAGACCGAGCACAAGGCGGTGGCCTTCGACGTTTACAACCAGGTGTGCGGCAGCCGCAAGCTGCTGCGGCGGGCGATGCTCATGGGCACTTTTTTCTTCGTGCTCGATACCACCCGTGGCCTGGCACACATGCTCAAGGTCGACGGCCTGCTGTGGAACTGGCGCGTATGGCGTGACGGCATTCGCTGGATGTGGGGCAAGGAAGGCGTGTTCCGCCCGCTGATCAGCACTTATCTGGACTTCTTCAAGGACGGCTTCCATCCCTGGGAGCACAACAACCTGGATCTGCTGTACGCCACCCGTGAGGAATTCGACGCTACCCCACTGGCTCAGGCCGGTGCCGCCTGA
- a CDS encoding alpha/beta hydrolase produces the protein MSANRPSLQPPLAAGFARLGFGPLPLERLKSRYGNAAQGSRYVEIDGFNVHYRDEGSRDKPALVLIHGVVASLHTWDGWVQAFAPHYRIIRFDVPGFGLTGPARDGVYSVERMMHVLGQLLDYLQVGKADIAGNSLGGYIAWNFALAQPRRVGKLVLIDPAGYPMHKVPWMIAAAALPGATVAMPMWMPRALIAQGIKEVYGEPGRIKPGVVERYYDLSRRPGNRRGMMEIFRVLLKVNKEELHTTPERVALIKAPTLLMWGDRDRWISPKHVPHWQRDLPGVQVRVYPGVGHIPMEEIPEQSAADAMRFLLG, from the coding sequence ATGTCTGCCAATAGACCTTCCCTGCAACCGCCGTTGGCTGCAGGCTTCGCCCGTCTGGGCTTCGGGCCTCTGCCGCTGGAGCGCCTGAAATCGCGTTATGGCAATGCTGCTCAGGGGTCTCGCTATGTCGAGATTGACGGCTTCAATGTCCATTACCGTGACGAAGGCAGCCGTGACAAACCGGCGTTGGTACTGATCCATGGCGTGGTCGCTTCGCTGCACACCTGGGACGGGTGGGTGCAGGCTTTCGCCCCGCATTACCGCATCATCCGCTTCGACGTTCCGGGGTTCGGCCTCACTGGTCCGGCGCGCGACGGCGTCTATTCGGTCGAGCGAATGATGCACGTGCTTGGCCAACTGCTCGATTACCTGCAGGTGGGCAAGGCGGATATCGCCGGCAACTCCCTTGGCGGCTATATCGCCTGGAACTTCGCCCTGGCGCAGCCGCGGCGCGTCGGCAAGCTGGTGCTGATCGACCCGGCCGGTTATCCCATGCACAAGGTGCCGTGGATGATCGCTGCGGCCGCGCTGCCCGGTGCTACTGTCGCCATGCCGATGTGGATGCCGCGCGCCTTGATCGCCCAGGGCATCAAGGAGGTCTACGGTGAGCCGGGGCGAATCAAGCCAGGTGTGGTCGAGCGCTACTACGACCTGTCGCGACGCCCGGGTAACCGCCGCGGCATGATGGAGATCTTCCGTGTGCTGCTCAAGGTCAACAAGGAGGAGCTGCACACGACGCCAGAGCGGGTTGCGCTGATCAAGGCGCCGACCCTGCTCATGTGGGGCGATCGCGATCGCTGGATCTCACCCAAACATGTGCCGCATTGGCAGCGTGATCTGCCAGGTGTTCAGGTCAGGGTCTATCCGGGTGTCGGGCATATTCCCATGGAAGAAATTCCCGAGCAGAGCGCGGCCGATGCAATGAGATTTCTGCTGGGTTGA
- a CDS encoding LuxR C-terminal-related transcriptional regulator produces the protein MTDLSRSPGFPYTPATPVEARFYRPPLPAGHMPRPRLCERLEEGLQGRLLLVSAPAGFGKSSLAIEFCERLPDHWHSLWLGLSERDHDPGRFLERLLNGLQQLYPGLGEEALGLLKMRQRHQPFAFEQWLDGLLDELTQQLDDGQPLLLVLDDYHLAQGPVLDRCLQFFLNHLPPGVLLLVTSRQRPDWHLARLRLSRQLLELNEQDLRLTAAELDALLASQGARLEKEQVSGILQRSEGWIAGLRLWLLAVEELAEAGEVLQLHGGEGLIREYLLEEVIERQPAEVQQFLYETACMERFCAELCDAVRDSHDSAAIIRHLQANQVFLVPLDEQGHWFRYHHLFSDLLNARSADGLSRSHGSAHLRACRWFTAQGMLDAAIEQALLAGQADVAASLVQNLSEEQMLAEQNIAMLLRWKTNLPDDLLASTPRLIMLYGWALALACQLDAAQELLDQLARFLPAAEPAAQRSLLAQWQALDGVIARGRGDGVRAERQCSEALAGLPAERYGPHFMCLSALSNLAMVRGDLWRARGLNRDALELAQRIDNPLLEALAHYERARVLQARGEVLRAQDEVHQGLLLVQRLPAQRSYSVRARLTIYEGYLLSLRLQPQAVERLRVGIAEARACRDVGALIGYCVLASLEGRDGRPAEAFALLGEAERLMHVWDVPAIYYLAMITLIKCELWLRQGQVELAAAWLPQLAETYGEQGRALAPEFHPQLALHIDLQQAALERLQGELEHAERRLRALQQRAQGLGGQLVGLAAQAQLAQLLKQTGREREAQQQLDSCLDLAQGGALLPFIELLQHQPRWLRERLQLRPPCPLRDALLAQLPGSGDSDEEVVVEAGGLTEKLSGRELAVLQLIARGCSNQEISERLFISLHTVKTHARHINSKLGVERRTQAVARAKGLGLLR, from the coding sequence ATGACAGATCTCTCCCGCTCGCCAGGTTTTCCCTACACGCCGGCCACACCGGTGGAAGCGCGTTTCTATCGTCCGCCACTGCCGGCAGGGCATATGCCGCGGCCCAGGCTGTGTGAGCGTCTTGAAGAGGGCCTGCAAGGGCGCTTGCTGCTGGTCAGTGCGCCAGCAGGTTTTGGCAAAAGCTCGCTGGCCATCGAGTTCTGCGAACGACTACCCGATCACTGGCACAGCCTCTGGCTCGGGCTGAGCGAGCGCGATCATGATCCCGGGCGCTTTCTCGAGCGTCTCCTGAACGGGCTGCAGCAGCTCTACCCTGGCCTCGGCGAGGAAGCGCTCGGGCTGCTGAAGATGCGCCAGCGCCACCAACCCTTCGCATTCGAGCAGTGGCTTGACGGTTTACTCGATGAGCTGACCCAGCAGCTCGATGATGGTCAACCGCTGTTGCTGGTGCTGGACGACTACCATCTGGCGCAGGGGCCGGTGCTGGATCGTTGTCTGCAATTCTTTCTCAACCATTTACCCCCTGGTGTGCTGCTGTTGGTCACCAGCCGTCAGCGGCCTGACTGGCACCTGGCGCGCCTGCGTCTGTCGCGACAGTTGTTGGAGCTCAACGAGCAGGATCTGCGTCTGACGGCTGCCGAGCTGGACGCGCTGTTGGCAAGTCAGGGCGCGCGCCTCGAGAAGGAGCAGGTCAGCGGGATTCTGCAGCGCAGCGAGGGATGGATCGCTGGTTTACGCCTCTGGTTGTTGGCTGTCGAGGAACTGGCGGAAGCTGGCGAGGTGCTTCAACTGCACGGCGGTGAAGGGCTGATCCGTGAATACCTGCTCGAGGAAGTCATCGAGCGACAGCCCGCCGAGGTGCAACAGTTCCTCTATGAAACCGCCTGCATGGAGCGCTTCTGCGCTGAGCTGTGCGATGCGGTTCGTGACAGCCATGACAGCGCCGCGATCATCCGCCATCTGCAGGCCAATCAGGTGTTTCTGGTACCGCTCGACGAGCAGGGGCACTGGTTTCGCTATCATCACCTGTTCTCCGACTTGCTCAATGCGCGCTCTGCCGACGGATTGAGTCGTTCGCACGGCAGCGCCCACCTGCGTGCCTGTCGCTGGTTCACTGCGCAAGGCATGCTGGATGCCGCCATCGAGCAGGCGCTGCTGGCGGGGCAGGCCGACGTGGCCGCCAGCCTGGTGCAGAACCTGTCCGAGGAGCAGATGCTGGCGGAACAGAACATCGCCATGCTGCTGCGCTGGAAAACCAATCTGCCAGACGATCTGCTGGCCAGTACACCACGACTGATCATGCTCTATGGCTGGGCACTGGCATTGGCCTGCCAACTGGATGCCGCCCAAGAGCTGCTTGATCAGCTCGCACGCTTCCTGCCGGCTGCCGAGCCTGCCGCCCAGCGCAGCCTGCTGGCGCAATGGCAGGCGCTCGATGGGGTCATCGCCCGTGGCCGTGGCGATGGTGTGCGTGCCGAACGGCAATGCAGCGAGGCCTTGGCCGGTTTACCGGCGGAGCGTTATGGCCCGCACTTCATGTGCCTGTCGGCGTTGTCCAACCTGGCCATGGTGCGTGGCGATTTGTGGCGTGCGCGTGGGCTGAACCGCGACGCCCTGGAGCTGGCGCAGCGTATCGACAATCCTCTGCTCGAGGCGCTTGCCCATTATGAGCGGGCTCGTGTGTTACAGGCCCGTGGTGAGGTGCTGCGCGCGCAAGATGAGGTGCACCAGGGATTGCTGCTGGTGCAGCGTTTGCCGGCACAGCGTAGTTACTCGGTGCGGGCGCGGTTGACGATTTATGAGGGCTATCTGCTCAGTTTGCGTCTGCAGCCTCAGGCCGTGGAGCGCTTACGAGTGGGGATTGCCGAAGCCAGGGCTTGCCGCGACGTCGGTGCGTTGATTGGCTATTGCGTGCTGGCCAGCCTGGAAGGGCGTGATGGACGGCCAGCCGAGGCGTTTGCCCTGCTGGGTGAGGCCGAACGCTTGATGCATGTCTGGGATGTGCCGGCGATCTACTACCTGGCGATGATCACGCTGATCAAGTGTGAGCTGTGGCTGCGGCAAGGACAGGTGGAGTTGGCTGCCGCCTGGCTGCCTCAGTTGGCGGAAACCTATGGTGAGCAGGGGCGAGCACTGGCGCCGGAGTTTCACCCGCAGCTGGCGTTGCATATCGATCTGCAGCAGGCGGCTCTGGAGCGCTTACAGGGCGAGCTGGAGCATGCGGAGCGCCGTCTGCGTGCGTTGCAGCAGCGTGCACAGGGGCTGGGTGGTCAGTTGGTCGGTCTGGCGGCGCAGGCGCAGCTCGCCCAGTTACTGAAGCAGACCGGGCGAGAGCGGGAGGCGCAGCAGCAGCTCGATAGCTGCCTGGATCTCGCTCAGGGCGGTGCGCTGCTACCTTTCATCGAGCTGTTACAGCATCAGCCGCGCTGGCTACGTGAGCGTCTGCAGTTGCGTCCGCCGTGTCCGCTGCGCGACGCGCTGCTCGCGCAGTTGCCAGGCAGCGGGGATTCTGACGAGGAGGTGGTCGTAGAGGCGGGCGGCCTGACGGAAAAACTCAGTGGCCGCGAGTTGGCCGTGCTGCAGTTGATCGCGCGTGGCTGTTCCAATCAGGAGATCAGCGAGCGTCTGTTCATCTCCTTGCACACGGTCAAGACCCACGCCCGTCACATCAACAGCAAACTTGGCGTCGAGCGGCGTACACAGGCGGTGGCGCGGGCCAAGGGCCTCGGTCTACTGCGCTGA
- a CDS encoding DUF1329 domain-containing protein: MKKTKKLWQSGVLTLSLLATSVMAAVSPDEAAKLGNTLTPVGAEMAGNADGSIPAWTGGLPANAGAVDPRGFLADPFANEQPLFTITAQNVEQYKDKLTPGQLAMFKRYPDSYRMPVYPTHRSASLPAAVLEATKQNAVNTRMVEGGNGLENFQTANPFPIPQNGLEVIWNHITRYRGGSVRRLVTQATPQPNGSYSLVYFQDEFTFRDALTDFDASKESNVLFYFKQRVTAPSRLAGNVLLVHETLNQVKEPRLAWLYNAGQRRVRRAPQVSYDGPGTAADGLRTSDNFDMFNGAPDRYDWQLVGKKEIYIPYNAYKLDSPNLKYSDIVKAGHINQDLTRYELHRVWHVTATLKSGERHIYAKRDFYIDEDTWQAALIDHYDGRGTLWRVAEAHAQYYYDKQVPWYTVETLYDLLSGRYLALGMKNEEKQAYDFNYKAAGSDYTPAALRQAGVR; the protein is encoded by the coding sequence ATGAAAAAAACAAAAAAACTGTGGCAAAGCGGTGTCCTGACCCTGTCTCTGCTGGCGACCAGCGTGATGGCGGCAGTGTCGCCTGACGAGGCTGCGAAGCTGGGCAACACCCTGACTCCGGTCGGCGCCGAGATGGCAGGGAATGCCGATGGCTCGATCCCGGCCTGGACTGGCGGTCTGCCGGCCAACGCCGGTGCGGTCGATCCGCGAGGCTTTTTGGCCGATCCGTTCGCCAACGAGCAGCCGCTGTTCACCATCACCGCGCAGAACGTCGAGCAGTACAAGGACAAGCTGACCCCTGGCCAGTTGGCCATGTTCAAGCGCTACCCGGACAGCTACAGGATGCCGGTCTATCCGACTCACCGTTCGGCCAGCCTGCCGGCCGCAGTGCTCGAGGCGACCAAGCAGAACGCGGTGAACACCAGGATGGTGGAAGGTGGCAACGGCCTGGAGAACTTCCAGACCGCCAACCCCTTCCCGATCCCGCAGAACGGTCTGGAAGTGATCTGGAACCACATCACCCGCTACCGCGGTGGCAGCGTGCGTCGTCTGGTGACCCAGGCGACTCCGCAGCCGAACGGTTCCTACTCGCTGGTCTACTTCCAGGACGAGTTCACCTTCCGTGATGCGCTGACCGACTTCGATGCGAGCAAGGAAAGCAATGTACTGTTCTACTTCAAGCAGCGCGTAACCGCTCCGTCGCGTCTGGCCGGTAACGTGCTGCTGGTGCACGAAACCCTCAATCAGGTGAAGGAGCCGCGTCTGGCGTGGCTGTACAACGCCGGTCAGCGTCGCGTGCGCCGTGCTCCGCAGGTGTCCTACGATGGTCCGGGCACTGCCGCTGACGGTCTGCGTACGTCCGACAACTTCGACATGTTCAACGGTGCGCCGGATCGCTACGACTGGCAGCTGGTCGGCAAGAAGGAGATCTACATCCCCTACAATGCCTACAAGCTGGACTCGCCGAACCTGAAGTACTCGGACATCGTCAAGGCTGGCCACATCAATCAGGATCTGACTCGTTACGAGCTGCACCGCGTATGGCACGTGACCGCGACCCTGAAGTCGGGCGAGCGTCACATCTACGCCAAGCGTGACTTCTACATCGACGAGGACACCTGGCAAGCCGCTCTGATCGACCACTACGACGGCCGTGGCACCCTGTGGCGTGTAGCTGAGGCGCATGCCCAGTACTACTACGACAAGCAAGTGCCGTGGTACACCGTGGAAACCCTGTACGACCTGCTGTCCGGTCGCTACCTGGCTCTGGGTATGAAGAACGAGGAGAAACAAGCCTACGACTTCAACTACAAGGCCGCTGGCAGCGATTACACCCCAGCTGCTCTGCGTCAGGCTGGCGTTCGCTAA